The proteins below come from a single Euleptes europaea isolate rEulEur1 chromosome 5, rEulEur1.hap1, whole genome shotgun sequence genomic window:
- the ADO gene encoding 2-aminoethanethiol dioxygenase: MPRGNMASLIQRVARQARLTFLPPGGGGSNGPRFAEDLQRLQQLLDEVRAEDLGLVPRGPSAAAAPGGGAPPVSYMHICETEGFSMGVFVLRAGACIPLHDHPGMHGLLKVLYGTLRIACFDGAAAGGGEGGASEAAGPPRRHRALLRSRQLYTPASAPCRLAPHADNLHQIDAVGGPAAFLDILAPPYDPEHGRDCHYYRLGDGQSLDADAQPLPKEVWLQETPQAPDFWCAGEPYPGPRVSP; the protein is encoded by the coding sequence atgCCCCGCGGCAACATGGCCTCCCTGATCCAGCGGGTGGCCCGGCAGGCCCGCCTCACCTTCCTCCCGCCCGGGGGCGGCGGCAGCAACGGGCCGCGCTTCGCGGAGGACCTGCAGCGCCTGCAGCAGCTGCTGGACGAGGTGCGGGCCGAGGACCTGGGCCTGGTGCCGCGCGGgccctcggcggcggcggcgcctggCGGCGGCGCGCCGCCGGTGAGCTACATGCACATCTGCGAGACGGAGGGCTTCAGCATGGGCGTCTTCGTGCTGCGCGCCGGCGCCTGCATCCCGCTGCACGACCACCCGGGCATGCACGGCCTGCTCAAGGTGCTCTACGGCACGCTGCGCATCGCCTGCTTCgacggggcggcggcgggggggggcgagggCGGCGCCTCCGAGGCCGCCGGGCCGCCGCGCCGCCACCGCGCCCTGCTGCGCTCGCGCCAGCTCTACACGCCCGCCTCGGCCCCCTGCCGCCTCGCGCCCCACGCCGACAACCTGCACCAGATCGACGCCGTGGGCGGCCCCGCCGCCTTCCTCGACATCCTCGCGCCGCCCTACGACCCCGAGCACGGGCGGGACTGCCACTACTACCGCCTGGGCGACGGGCAGAGCCTGGACGCCGACGCCCAGCCCCTGCCCAAGGAGGTGTGGCTGCAAGAGACCCCCCAGGCGCCGGACTTCTGGTGCGCGGGGGAGCCCTACCCGGGGCCCCGGGTGtcgccctga